A genomic region of Phragmites australis chromosome 2, lpPhrAust1.1, whole genome shotgun sequence contains the following coding sequences:
- the LOC133898753 gene encoding replication protein A 70 kDa DNA-binding subunit D-like isoform X1, translating into MPFDLLPTLHPKSKHWTICARVSRKWEYRGGTDDGPIAHIDLVLIDEQGNAIYAEIPNSEIERKDPLLQEGGIYVMSRFRVSNSKTLYRPVDAPYMIEFTCYTKITPARDPPETFPRYVYKLTPFLELPHYTGENKNFLDVIGIVTEVSDTSLIQLANRSTPTVSRHIMLKDLNNVEVKLTLWGQRATQFTIDEIYNEQQATPVVILVVGNLMKTFAGEEYLSGNAACHWYFNPSIPEAEPFYNTIQNQQLVIKRTAASTQQPPSTLKPIQVEDKQLQDLETMNPYDFPENGCRCTVTITRLVQTTAWWFASCNKCSRACTPDGPGYKCTTCSCTGYRFKYKLCFVANDGTVEAEMVAFGEVGRRIVGKPVQQVLRATRIGNDIPPDIAAIVSLKFTFAITLTNQSYYSPEKSYQTLPPLLDYTESVSKKSQLWDAADASSHSGAKRKLFRESPDATKETNISYKKSKTSNARLTDDPQPQSTSKKSPLLTQSRLNQRLMKLSSCFTSPAQHC; encoded by the exons ATGCCGTTTGATCTTCTCCCAACGTTGCATCCAAAGTCCAAACATTGGACAATATGTGCGCGTGTCTCACGCAAGTGGGAGTATCGTGGTGGCACCGACGATGGACCAATAGCCCACATTGACCTTGTTCTTATAGATGAACAG GGTAATGCAATATATGCTGAAATACCAAACTCAGAAATAGAAAGGAAAGATCCTTTGCTCCAAGAAGGTGGTATCTACGTTATGAGCCGCTTCAGAGTCTCAAATTCCAAAACCCTGTACAGGCCAGTTGATGCACCATATATGATTGAATTTACTTGCTACACTAAGATAACTCCAGCGAGAGATCCACCAGAAACATTCCCAAGATATGTCTACAAACTCACACCTTTTCTTGAACTACCTCATTATACTGGTGAAAACAAGAATTTCCTGG ATGTGATTGGCATCGTCACTGAAGTTTCAGACACATCTCTCATACAACTTGCAAATCGGTCAACTCCTACTGTAAGCAGACACATCATGCTTAAAGACCTAAA CAATGTTGAGGTTAAACTGACACTGTGGGGACAGCGAGCCACGCAGTTTACCATTGATGAAATTTATAATGAACAACAAGCTACACCGGTTGTTATTCTTGTTGTTGGCAATCTCATGAAAACTTTTGCAG GTGAAGAATACCTAAGTGGAAACGCAGCATGTCACTGGTATTTCAATCCTTCAATCCCAGAAGCTGAACCATTCTATAACAC TATCCAAAACCAACAACTGGTGATCAAACGCACTGCTGCCTCCACACAGCAACCTCCATCCACACTAAAACCAATTCAAGTTGAAGATAAGCAGCTCCAAGATTTAGAAACAATGAATCCATACGACTTTCCG GAAAATGGATGCCGCTGCACTGTGACAATTACTCGCTTGGTTCAAACCACAGCATGGTGGTTTGCATCATGCAACAAATGCAGTCGTGCTTGCACTCCAGATGGCCCAGGATATAAATGCACCACATGTTCTTGCACAGGCTATCGCTTCAA GTACAAATTATGCTTTGTAGCAAATGACGGCACTGTTGAAGCTGAAATGGTTGCTTTTGGTGAAGTTGGACGGCGCATAGTTGGTAAACCAGTTCAGCAGGTCCTGAGAGCCACAAGAATTGGAAATGATATCCCACCGGACATTGCAGCTATAGTTTCACTGAAATTCACCTTTGCAATTACCCTGACGAATCAAAGTTACTACAGCCCGGAAAAATCATACCAG ACACTTCCCCCTTTACTAGACTATACTGAATCAGTATCCAAGAAATCTCAACTTTG GGATGCTGCTGATGCCTCTAGCCACTCTGGTGCTAAAAGAAAGCTCTTTCGAGAAAGCCCAGATGCAACAAAG GAAACCAATATAAGCTATAAGAAGAGCAAAACCAGCAATGCCAGATTGACAGATGACCCACAACCACAATCAACAAGCAAAAA GTCACCTCTCCTGACTCAAAGCCGTCTGAACCAAAGGTTGATGAAGCTCAGTAGCTGCTTCACGTCACCTGCACAACACTG CTAA
- the LOC133898753 gene encoding replication protein A 70 kDa DNA-binding subunit D-like isoform X2 has translation MPFDLLPTLHPKSKHWTICARVSRKWEYRGGTDDGPIAHIDLVLIDEQGNAIYAEIPNSEIERKDPLLQEGGIYVMSRFRVSNSKTLYRPVDAPYMIEFTCYTKITPARDPPETFPRYVYKLTPFLELPHYTGENKNFLDVIGIVTEVSDTSLIQLANRSTPTVSRHIMLKDLNNVEVKLTLWGQRATQFTIDEIYNEQQATPVVILVVGNLMKTFAGEEYLSGNAACHWYFNPSIPEAEPFYNTIQNQQLVIKRTAASTQQPPSTLKPIQVEDKQLQDLETMNPYDFPENGCRCTVTITRLVQTTAWWFASCNKCSRACTPDGPGYKCTTCSCTGYRFKYKLCFVANDGTVEAEMVAFGEVGRRIVGKPVQQVLRATRIGNDIPPDIAAIVSLKFTFAITLTNQSYYSPEKSYQTLPPLLDYTESVSKKSQLWDAADASSHSGAKRKLFRESPDATKETNISYKKSKTSNARLTDDPQPQSTSKKTSSHQVTSPDSKPSEPKVDEAQ, from the exons ATGCCGTTTGATCTTCTCCCAACGTTGCATCCAAAGTCCAAACATTGGACAATATGTGCGCGTGTCTCACGCAAGTGGGAGTATCGTGGTGGCACCGACGATGGACCAATAGCCCACATTGACCTTGTTCTTATAGATGAACAG GGTAATGCAATATATGCTGAAATACCAAACTCAGAAATAGAAAGGAAAGATCCTTTGCTCCAAGAAGGTGGTATCTACGTTATGAGCCGCTTCAGAGTCTCAAATTCCAAAACCCTGTACAGGCCAGTTGATGCACCATATATGATTGAATTTACTTGCTACACTAAGATAACTCCAGCGAGAGATCCACCAGAAACATTCCCAAGATATGTCTACAAACTCACACCTTTTCTTGAACTACCTCATTATACTGGTGAAAACAAGAATTTCCTGG ATGTGATTGGCATCGTCACTGAAGTTTCAGACACATCTCTCATACAACTTGCAAATCGGTCAACTCCTACTGTAAGCAGACACATCATGCTTAAAGACCTAAA CAATGTTGAGGTTAAACTGACACTGTGGGGACAGCGAGCCACGCAGTTTACCATTGATGAAATTTATAATGAACAACAAGCTACACCGGTTGTTATTCTTGTTGTTGGCAATCTCATGAAAACTTTTGCAG GTGAAGAATACCTAAGTGGAAACGCAGCATGTCACTGGTATTTCAATCCTTCAATCCCAGAAGCTGAACCATTCTATAACAC TATCCAAAACCAACAACTGGTGATCAAACGCACTGCTGCCTCCACACAGCAACCTCCATCCACACTAAAACCAATTCAAGTTGAAGATAAGCAGCTCCAAGATTTAGAAACAATGAATCCATACGACTTTCCG GAAAATGGATGCCGCTGCACTGTGACAATTACTCGCTTGGTTCAAACCACAGCATGGTGGTTTGCATCATGCAACAAATGCAGTCGTGCTTGCACTCCAGATGGCCCAGGATATAAATGCACCACATGTTCTTGCACAGGCTATCGCTTCAA GTACAAATTATGCTTTGTAGCAAATGACGGCACTGTTGAAGCTGAAATGGTTGCTTTTGGTGAAGTTGGACGGCGCATAGTTGGTAAACCAGTTCAGCAGGTCCTGAGAGCCACAAGAATTGGAAATGATATCCCACCGGACATTGCAGCTATAGTTTCACTGAAATTCACCTTTGCAATTACCCTGACGAATCAAAGTTACTACAGCCCGGAAAAATCATACCAG ACACTTCCCCCTTTACTAGACTATACTGAATCAGTATCCAAGAAATCTCAACTTTG GGATGCTGCTGATGCCTCTAGCCACTCTGGTGCTAAAAGAAAGCTCTTTCGAGAAAGCCCAGATGCAACAAAG GAAACCAATATAAGCTATAAGAAGAGCAAAACCAGCAATGCCAGATTGACAGATGACCCACAACCACAATCAACAAGCAAAAA AACCTCTTCTCACCAGGTCACCTCTCCTGACTCAAAGCCGTCTGAACCAAAGGTTGATGAAGCTCAGTAG